A window from Cryobacterium sp. PAMC25264 encodes these proteins:
- a CDS encoding DEAD/DEAH box helicase: MTDGTVTGSSVTSSSVTATRTAALEILRTLVGRPDADFHEGQYEAIETLVDHRRRALVVQRTGWGKSAVYFVATLLLRRQGAGPTILVSPLLALMRDQVAAAARAGVRAVSINSANAHEWTDVLAALRADEVDVLLVSPERLNNPSFRDEQLPALLERAGLLVVDEAHCISDWGHDFRPDYRRLRDLIAAMPAGVPVLATTATANSRVVTDVAEQLVSTSSTQATGSTSEKTDVVTIRGPLARASLRLGVLRLPDSRARLAWLLSHLAELPGSGIIYTLTVSAAEDTARLLREAGHAVRAYTGQTDTTEREESEGLLKANQVKALVATSALGMGFDKPDLGFVLHLGAPSSPVAYYQQVGRAGRATENADVLLLPGVEDEAIWQYFATSSMPSQNKAEAVLAALHAHGGAPLSTPALEARVDLRRSPLELLLKVLDVDGAVRRVSGGWVATGQPWVYDRDRYERIGAARRAEQNAMLDYERITGCRMEFLQRALDDDTAVPCGRCDNCTAPWYPTDVSASAANTAGSALDRVGVALDPRAQWPTGADRLGVSAKGRIDPGDRILGGRSLARLTDLGWGNTLRDVFAPGTPDAPASAALTAACVRVLAEWGWAERPVGVVAMPSRSHPQLVASVAAEISRVGRLPLLGSLDLVGTGPTGDSGGNSAYRLSSVWGGFEVGAELAARLAVATGPVLLVDDLADSRWTLTVAGRLLRRAGAPAVLPFTLALRS, encoded by the coding sequence GTGACTGACGGCACTGTGACCGGCAGCTCCGTGACCAGCAGCTCCGTGACGGCGACCAGGACCGCCGCCCTCGAGATCCTGCGCACCCTCGTCGGCCGGCCGGATGCCGACTTCCACGAGGGCCAGTACGAGGCCATCGAAACGCTCGTCGACCACCGGCGCCGCGCCCTCGTGGTGCAGCGCACCGGTTGGGGCAAGTCGGCGGTCTACTTCGTAGCCACCCTGCTGCTTCGCCGTCAGGGCGCCGGTCCCACCATCTTGGTGTCGCCACTGCTGGCCCTCATGCGCGATCAGGTGGCCGCCGCCGCCCGGGCCGGCGTGCGCGCCGTGTCGATCAATTCCGCCAACGCACACGAGTGGACCGACGTGCTCGCCGCGCTTCGCGCCGACGAGGTCGATGTACTGCTGGTCTCTCCCGAGAGACTGAACAACCCGTCCTTCCGCGACGAGCAACTGCCGGCGCTGCTCGAGCGGGCCGGCCTGCTCGTGGTCGACGAGGCACACTGTATCTCCGACTGGGGCCACGACTTCCGGCCCGACTACCGGCGGCTGCGCGACCTCATTGCGGCCATGCCGGCCGGGGTTCCGGTGCTCGCCACCACGGCCACAGCCAACAGCCGGGTGGTGACGGATGTGGCAGAGCAGCTGGTCTCGACAAGCTCGACCCAAGCGACAGGCTCGACCAGCGAAAAGACCGACGTCGTCACCATCCGCGGCCCGCTCGCCCGCGCGTCGCTGCGCCTCGGCGTGCTGCGGCTGCCCGACTCCCGGGCCCGGCTGGCCTGGCTGCTCAGCCACCTGGCCGAGCTACCCGGCAGCGGCATCATCTACACCCTCACGGTCTCCGCCGCCGAAGACACCGCCCGGCTGCTGCGGGAGGCCGGGCACGCCGTACGGGCCTACACCGGCCAGACCGACACCACCGAACGCGAGGAGTCCGAGGGGCTGCTCAAGGCCAACCAGGTGAAGGCCCTCGTGGCCACGAGCGCACTGGGCATGGGATTCGACAAGCCCGACCTGGGCTTCGTGCTGCACCTGGGCGCCCCCAGCTCCCCCGTCGCCTACTACCAGCAGGTGGGTCGCGCCGGCCGCGCCACCGAGAACGCCGACGTGCTGCTCTTACCCGGGGTGGAGGACGAGGCGATCTGGCAGTACTTCGCGACGTCGTCGATGCCCAGCCAGAACAAGGCCGAGGCCGTCCTGGCCGCGCTGCACGCCCACGGCGGCGCCCCACTGTCGACCCCGGCCCTCGAGGCCCGGGTAGACCTGCGCCGCTCCCCGCTGGAGCTGCTGCTCAAGGTTCTCGACGTGGACGGCGCCGTGCGCCGGGTCAGCGGCGGCTGGGTGGCCACCGGGCAACCATGGGTCTACGACCGGGACCGGTACGAACGCATCGGCGCGGCCCGCCGTGCCGAGCAGAACGCCATGCTCGACTACGAACGCATCACCGGTTGCCGCATGGAATTCCTGCAGCGCGCCCTCGACGACGACACCGCCGTGCCCTGCGGCCGCTGCGACAACTGCACAGCGCCCTGGTATCCCACCGATGTGTCGGCCTCGGCCGCGAACACCGCCGGGTCGGCGCTCGACCGGGTGGGCGTGGCTCTCGACCCCCGCGCCCAGTGGCCCACGGGAGCCGACCGGCTGGGCGTGAGTGCCAAGGGTCGCATCGACCCTGGAGACCGGATCCTCGGCGGTCGTTCGCTCGCCCGGCTCACCGACCTGGGCTGGGGCAACACCCTGCGCGACGTGTTCGCGCCCGGCACCCCTGATGCGCCCGCCTCGGCGGCGCTCACGGCTGCCTGCGTACGGGTCCTCGCCGAATGGGGCTGGGCCGAGCGGCCCGTGGGCGTGGTGGCCATGCCGTCGCGTTCGCATCCGCAGCTCGTGGCCTCGGTGGCCGCCGAAATCAGCCGGGTGGGCCGGCTGCCCCTCCTGGGCTCCCTGGACCTGGTCGGGACGGGACCGACGGGCGACTCGGGCGGCAACAGCGCCTACCGGCTCTCCAGCGTCTGGGGCGGCTTCGAGGTGGGCGCAGAGCTCGCCGCGAGACTCGCCGTGGCCACCGGTCCGGTGCTGCTGGTCGACGACCTCGCCGACAGCCGTTGGACCCTCACGGTGGCCGGGCGGCTGCTGCGGCGCGCTGGGGCACCCGCCGTGCTCCCGTTCACGCTGGCACTGCGGTCGTAA
- a CDS encoding ADP-ribosylglycohydrolase family protein yields MKLSIPQHDRSSAVLLGMACGDALGAGYDFAGPLAPTVAVGMRGGGGAHWARGEWTDYTALAVPVARAAADGLDLRDEATLDLIVAEWVDWSTTAPFAGIQLAAALSAESGRPDSGRRNSEPTAEAVRRAARDQHDRIGRSAGNGCLLRTAPVALAYLHDPDALADAARGLSELTHCETDAGDACVLWGLAIRHAVLEGELDLRVGLGTLSPGRRELWAARIGHAERREPRDFTRNGWVVQALQGAWSAIVRTDSSDAGHYRQGVEAAVRGGGNTDAVAGIAGALLAARWGMAAVPSEWRRLVQGWPGLRGADLVRLSVLAAHGHDTNDAGERESFRLHVVR; encoded by the coding sequence ATGAAACTGTCGATCCCCCAACACGATCGTTCGTCAGCGGTCTTGCTCGGCATGGCCTGCGGCGATGCCCTGGGCGCCGGGTACGACTTCGCCGGGCCACTGGCTCCCACCGTTGCGGTGGGAATGCGCGGCGGCGGTGGCGCGCACTGGGCGCGCGGGGAGTGGACCGACTACACCGCCTTAGCGGTCCCCGTGGCGCGGGCCGCGGCCGACGGCCTCGACCTGCGTGACGAGGCCACCCTCGATCTCATCGTGGCCGAGTGGGTGGACTGGTCCACGACGGCCCCGTTCGCCGGCATCCAGTTGGCGGCCGCCCTGTCCGCCGAATCAGGGCGCCCGGACTCGGGGCGCCGGAACTCGGAGCCGACCGCCGAGGCGGTGCGCCGGGCCGCCCGCGACCAGCACGACCGCATCGGCCGCAGCGCCGGGAACGGGTGCCTGCTGCGTACCGCGCCGGTGGCTCTGGCCTATCTGCACGACCCCGACGCCCTCGCCGACGCCGCTCGCGGGCTGAGCGAACTCACCCACTGCGAGACGGATGCCGGGGACGCCTGCGTGCTCTGGGGCCTCGCGATCCGCCACGCCGTCCTGGAGGGCGAACTCGACCTGCGCGTGGGGCTTGGCACGCTCTCGCCGGGCCGGCGGGAGCTCTGGGCGGCACGGATCGGACACGCCGAACGCCGCGAGCCGCGCGACTTCACCCGTAACGGCTGGGTGGTGCAGGCGCTGCAGGGCGCCTGGTCGGCCATCGTGCGAACCGATTCCTCGGATGCCGGCCACTATCGCCAGGGCGTCGAGGCCGCGGTGCGCGGAGGCGGCAACACCGACGCCGTGGCGGGCATCGCCGGCGCCCTGCTGGCGGCCCGGTGGGGCATGGCGGCGGTGCCGAGCGAGTGGCGCCGCCTGGTGCAGGGCTGGCCGGGGCTGCGCGGGGCCGACCTCGTGCGGCTGTCGGTGCTCGCCGCGCACGGCCACGACACCAACGACGCGGGCGAACGGGAGAGCTTTCGGCTCCACGTCGTGAGGTGA
- a CDS encoding amino acid ABC transporter substrate-binding protein, with protein sequence MKRHLVSATVLTLAAAVALAGCSASAGDSGGASGSTTGTDDSLSSVLESGTLTIGTEGTYRPFSFHADGSGDLTGYDVEVATAVADQLGVKAKFEETQWDAIFAGLEAGRFDTIANQVSITPEREAAYTFSAPYTYSTGVIVVPSDNTSITSFDSLNGKTTAQSLTSNWYTLATESGATVQSVEGWAQSVALVEQGRVDATVNDKLTYLDYKKQTGASGLKIAAETTDRSESAFAFAQGGTALADAVTDALATLSADGTLAAISDTYFGADVSK encoded by the coding sequence ATGAAGCGCCACCTCGTCTCCGCCACCGTCCTCACCCTCGCCGCAGCGGTAGCCCTGGCCGGCTGCAGCGCCTCAGCGGGTGACTCCGGCGGCGCCTCCGGCTCCACGACCGGCACGGACGACTCGCTCAGTTCGGTTCTCGAGTCCGGCACGCTCACGATCGGCACCGAGGGCACCTACCGGCCGTTTTCTTTCCACGCCGACGGCTCCGGCGACCTCACCGGGTACGACGTCGAGGTGGCCACGGCCGTCGCCGACCAGCTGGGCGTCAAAGCGAAGTTCGAAGAGACCCAGTGGGACGCCATTTTCGCCGGCCTCGAGGCCGGCCGGTTCGACACCATCGCCAACCAGGTCTCGATCACCCCCGAGCGTGAGGCGGCCTACACCTTCTCCGCGCCGTACACCTACTCCACCGGCGTCATCGTGGTGCCGTCCGACAACACCTCGATCACCTCCTTCGACAGCCTGAACGGCAAGACCACGGCCCAGTCGCTCACCAGCAACTGGTACACCCTGGCCACCGAGAGCGGCGCCACCGTGCAGTCGGTGGAGGGCTGGGCGCAGTCGGTCGCTCTTGTCGAGCAGGGCCGGGTGGACGCCACCGTGAACGACAAGCTCACCTACCTCGACTACAAGAAGCAGACCGGCGCATCCGGCCTCAAGATCGCCGCCGAGACCACCGACCGGTCGGAGAGCGCCTTCGCCTTCGCCCAGGGCGGCACGGCCCTGGCCGACGCCGTGACGGATGCTCTCGCCACCCTGAGTGCCGACGGCACCCTGGCCGCGATCTCGGACACCTACTTCGGGGCCGACGTCTCGAAGTGA
- a CDS encoding amino acid ABC transporter permease: MLDSLWPLLHGAITGTIPLALSSFAIGLVLALGLALMRLSRRRWLSSIARVYISVVRGTPLLVQLFVIFYGLPSLGIVIDPWPSAIVAFSINVGGYAAEVIRAAILSVPKGQWEAAYMIGMSHRRALTRIILPQAARVSVPPLSNTFISLVKDTSLASLILVTELFREAQQVAAFSQQFMALYLEAALLYWVICLVLSSGQGVLEKRLDRYVAH, encoded by the coding sequence ATGCTCGATTCGCTGTGGCCGTTGCTCCACGGTGCCATCACGGGAACCATCCCGCTGGCGCTGTCGTCGTTTGCGATCGGGTTGGTACTCGCCCTCGGGCTGGCGCTGATGCGTCTGTCACGCCGGCGCTGGCTCTCGTCGATCGCCCGCGTCTACATCTCGGTGGTGCGCGGCACGCCGCTGCTCGTGCAGCTGTTCGTGATCTTCTACGGACTGCCGTCCCTCGGCATCGTGATCGACCCGTGGCCCAGCGCCATCGTGGCGTTCTCGATCAACGTGGGCGGTTACGCGGCCGAGGTCATCCGCGCCGCGATCCTCTCGGTGCCCAAGGGGCAGTGGGAGGCGGCGTACATGATCGGCATGTCGCACCGGCGCGCCCTCACCCGGATCATCCTGCCGCAGGCGGCCCGGGTGTCGGTGCCTCCCCTGTCGAACACCTTCATCAGCCTGGTCAAGGACACCTCCCTGGCCTCTCTGATCCTGGTCACCGAGCTGTTCCGTGAGGCGCAGCAGGTGGCCGCGTTCAGCCAGCAATTCATGGCCCTGTACCTGGAGGCCGCGCTGCTCTACTGGGTGATCTGCCTGGTGCTCTCCAGTGGCCAGGGCGTGCTCGAGAAGCGATTGGACCGCTATGTCGCCCACTGA
- a CDS encoding amino acid ABC transporter ATP-binding protein — protein MSPTDQNLLTVRGLQKSFGANRVLTSIDLTVARGQVLALIGPSGSGKTTVLRCLNGLEVADGGRIEIAGADAAATAIDFDAATAAGKPVPRKALGALRDQSAMVFQHYNLFPHKTVLENVMEGPVIVQRRPRAEVEAEALQLLTRVGLIDKRDSYPFELSGGQQQRVGIVRALALRPALLLFDEPTSALDPELVGDVLRLIKELAAEGWTMVIVTHELEFAREVASEVAFVDGGTIVEHGDPRQMLRNPQHERTRQFLHRLLFPF, from the coding sequence ATGTCGCCCACTGACCAGAATCTCCTGACCGTCCGCGGCCTGCAGAAGAGCTTCGGCGCCAACCGGGTGCTCACCTCGATCGACCTCACGGTGGCCCGGGGCCAGGTGCTTGCCCTGATCGGGCCGTCCGGTTCGGGCAAGACCACGGTGCTGCGCTGCTTGAACGGGCTCGAGGTCGCCGACGGCGGCCGCATCGAGATCGCCGGGGCGGATGCGGCGGCCACGGCCATCGACTTCGACGCGGCGACCGCCGCGGGCAAGCCCGTGCCCCGGAAGGCTCTCGGCGCCCTGCGCGACCAGTCGGCCATGGTCTTCCAGCACTACAACCTGTTCCCGCACAAGACCGTGCTGGAGAACGTGATGGAGGGTCCCGTCATCGTGCAGCGGCGCCCGCGCGCCGAGGTCGAGGCCGAAGCCCTCCAGCTGCTCACCCGGGTGGGCCTGATCGACAAGCGCGACAGCTACCCGTTCGAGCTCTCCGGTGGCCAGCAGCAGCGGGTCGGCATCGTTCGGGCCCTGGCGCTGCGCCCGGCCCTGCTGCTCTTCGACGAACCCACCAGCGCCCTGGACCCCGAGCTCGTGGGTGACGTCCTGCGCCTGATCAAGGAGCTGGCCGCCGAGGGCTGGACCATGGTCATCGTGACCCACGAACTCGAATTCGCCCGGGAGGTGGCCAGCGAAGTCGCCTTCGTCGACGGCGGCACCATCGTGGAACACGGCGACCCGCGCCAGATGCTGCGCAACCCGCAGCACGAACGCACCCGCCAGTTCCTGCACCGGCTGTTGTTCCCGTTCTAG
- a CDS encoding Pr6Pr family membrane protein — MSSAALAEAPIDRRPTPTRRTVGLLRIILALVVLAAIVTQISDELLHDAFDPAAYFGYFTIQSSLMNVVVLAVGGVLALRLAAEPELLARVRMSTLSYAVITGVVYNLLLRNLPADGSYVGISWPNEVLHVWAPALILLDWLLAPGRPALAWKRIWFALIYPLAWLAYALLRGAFTDWWTYPFLNPGEPGGWSSVLLYILVIAAVIIGISAGAIGLSRLGRREGTRLAPDLA, encoded by the coding sequence ATGAGTTCTGCAGCCCTCGCCGAGGCCCCGATCGACCGCCGCCCGACACCCACACGACGCACCGTCGGACTACTGCGGATCATCCTGGCTCTGGTGGTGCTCGCGGCGATCGTCACCCAGATCAGCGACGAGCTCCTGCACGACGCCTTCGACCCGGCCGCCTACTTCGGCTACTTCACCATCCAGTCCAGCCTGATGAACGTGGTCGTCCTCGCGGTCGGCGGCGTGCTCGCCCTCCGCCTGGCCGCCGAGCCCGAACTGCTGGCACGGGTGCGGATGTCGACGCTCAGCTACGCCGTGATCACCGGCGTCGTCTACAACCTGTTGCTGCGCAACCTGCCGGCGGACGGCAGCTACGTGGGAATCAGCTGGCCCAACGAGGTGCTACATGTCTGGGCGCCCGCCCTGATCCTGCTGGACTGGCTGTTGGCTCCCGGGCGCCCGGCCCTGGCCTGGAAGCGCATCTGGTTCGCGCTCATCTACCCGCTCGCCTGGCTGGCCTACGCGCTGCTGCGCGGCGCCTTCACCGACTGGTGGACCTACCCGTTCCTCAACCCCGGCGAACCCGGCGGCTGGTCGTCGGTGCTGCTTTACATCCTGGTGATCGCAGCCGTCATCATCGGCATCTCGGCCGGCGCGATCGGCTTGAGCCGGCTGGGACGCCGCGAGGGCACCCGGTTGGCCCCCGACCTGGCCTGA
- a CDS encoding DUF2834 domain-containing protein, producing the protein MTSPHSEPTVRPAGAGWTTLVFVYLALAVVGLIGTWTWNIQAIAEASDFIGDWTMSGPAVSSLTTDLLVTAIAGSILIIVEARRLGMRAGWAYVVLGLVTAFAFVFPLFLALRERRLVLSR; encoded by the coding sequence ATGACCAGCCCACACTCAGAGCCCACCGTCCGACCAGCCGGCGCGGGCTGGACCACCCTCGTCTTCGTCTACCTGGCACTGGCCGTCGTGGGCCTGATCGGCACCTGGACCTGGAACATCCAGGCGATCGCCGAGGCCAGCGACTTCATCGGCGACTGGACCATGAGCGGACCGGCCGTTTCGTCGCTGACCACCGATCTGCTGGTCACGGCCATCGCCGGCAGCATCCTGATCATCGTCGAGGCGCGCCGCCTGGGCATGCGGGCAGGCTGGGCCTACGTCGTGCTCGGCCTGGTGACGGCGTTCGCCTTCGTCTTCCCGCTGTTCCTCGCATTGAGGGAACGCCGGCTGGTGCTCAGCCGGTAG
- a CDS encoding S1C family serine protease, whose amino-acid sequence MSQPGTAPENHAAPETHPAIETHPAPEPSHRARWRTGDIVAMGLAAALVVGATGTGLYSAARAIERTAAAAETTSRSESTATTPDPTTQDPATQIYGGQGYGAQGSGGPSVRSGGGGSTTLDTTTATTAQSVGVVVIDTVLGYESSEAAGTGLILTSDGRILTNNHVVEGATSITVTVVSTGTEYTAEVVGTDATEDIAVLELVDASGLATADLDTSGDVAVGDAVTGVGNAGGTGTLTAAPGTVLSLEQSITAQDSDGTNSDGTNAEDLTGLIEVDADIESGESGGPLYDADGEVVGIDTAASSGSTTITGYAIPIEDALEIVDAIDAAAAGGVNTDTPGATVTIDWVDVSGATHSAAATLIDGPAV is encoded by the coding sequence ATGAGCCAGCCCGGCACGGCACCCGAGAACCACGCGGCACCTGAGACCCATCCGGCAATCGAGACCCACCCGGCACCCGAGCCCTCCCACCGCGCGCGCTGGCGCACCGGCGACATCGTCGCCATGGGCCTGGCGGCGGCGCTCGTAGTGGGTGCCACCGGAACCGGCCTGTACTCGGCCGCCCGCGCGATCGAGCGAACCGCCGCAGCGGCCGAGACGACCAGCCGGTCGGAGAGCACCGCCACCACCCCGGACCCCACTACCCAGGACCCCGCCACCCAGATATACGGCGGCCAGGGGTACGGCGCCCAGGGCTCCGGTGGCCCGTCGGTCCGCTCCGGCGGGGGAGGGTCCACCACTCTGGACACCACCACGGCCACGACCGCGCAGTCCGTGGGTGTCGTCGTCATCGACACCGTGCTCGGCTACGAGAGCTCCGAGGCCGCAGGCACGGGGCTCATCCTCACCTCGGACGGCCGCATCCTCACCAACAACCACGTCGTGGAGGGCGCCACCAGCATCACCGTCACCGTGGTCTCCACGGGCACCGAATACACCGCGGAGGTCGTCGGCACCGACGCCACCGAAGACATCGCCGTGCTCGAACTCGTCGACGCGAGCGGCCTCGCCACGGCCGATCTCGATACCTCCGGCGACGTCGCCGTCGGCGACGCGGTCACGGGCGTGGGCAACGCCGGCGGCACCGGAACCCTCACGGCCGCCCCGGGAACCGTGCTCAGCCTTGAGCAGTCCATCACCGCACAGGACTCCGACGGCACGAACTCCGACGGCACGAACGCCGAAGACCTCACCGGCCTCATCGAGGTGGATGCCGACATCGAGTCGGGTGAGTCCGGCGGGCCGCTCTATGACGCCGACGGCGAGGTGGTCGGCATCGACACCGCCGCCTCCTCGGGCAGCACCACCATCACCGGCTACGCCATCCCGATCGAGGACGCCCTCGAGATCGTGGACGCCATCGACGCCGCGGCGGCCGGCGGGGTCAACACCGACACCCCGGGCGCGACCGTGACCATCGACTGGGTGGATGTCTCGGGCGCGACGCACAGCGCCGCCGCCACGCTCATCGACGGCCCGGCGGTCTGA